One Scleropages formosus chromosome 8, fSclFor1.1, whole genome shotgun sequence DNA window includes the following coding sequences:
- the LOC108937374 gene encoding GTP-binding protein Rhes-like — protein sequence MPPSERAMEVKASGAFFSAQGTADHHPGCDGKVVPHRCAHGRPRTLFPGGAGRREACAAGSSSKLLVEYKPSSSIPVPETTRVPKAALGTIRTVTPPWRQPEMRGRTVRSSSIGARYPSLERFTCKRYSVDRLAVLALHEPIGGVLLQDEPPPEHLGSVKPKNCRRIVVLGARRVGKTSILRRFLRDGFEERYEPTAEDFHRKLYQIRGETYQLDILDASGERDFPAKRRLSILTGDIFLLVFSMDDRDSLDELAALLKEVVAAKAKLLKTRENSCVPVVICGNKVDLSPEERTVSRADVCQALGNDFPYFETSAKNGTNLEEMFEALAERGGLPTETGPSQHRKVSIRSYRALHSGRRVGRRLTVVHDTPCGVVCPLTRRPSFNTDLRRVLGPNSSRKRRKPLDKCQIQ from the exons ATGCCGCCATCGGAGCGGGCCATGGAAGTGAAGGCATCCGGCGCGTTCTTCTCCGCTCAAGGGACCGCGGATCATCATCCGGGGTGCGACGGCAAGGTGGTGCCGCACAGGTGCGCCCACGGAAGACCTCGGACCCTGTTCCCTGGTGGTGCTGGAAGAAGAGAGGCGTGCGCGGCTGGCTCGTCGTCGAAGCTGCTCGTAGAGTACAaacccagcagcagcatcccCGTGCCAGAGACCACCCGGGTCCCGAAAGCGGCGCTCGGGACCATCAGAACCGTGACACCCCCCTGGAGGCAGCCGGAGATGAGGGGCAGGACGGTGCGCTCCTCGAGCATCGGCGCCCGGTACCCGTCCTTGGAGCGATTCACGTGCAAGAGGTACTCGGTGGACCGACTGGCCGTGCTGGCGCTGCACGAGCCGATAGGCGGCGTCTTGCTGCAGGACGAGCCCCCGCCCGAGCACCTGGGCTCCGTGAAGCCCAAGAACTGCCGGCGCATCGTGGTTCTGGGCGCGCGCCGCGTGGGCAAGACCTCCATCCTGCGCCGGTTCCTGCGCGACGGCTTCGAGGAGCGCTACGAGCCCACGGCCGAGGACTTCCACAGGAAACTCTACCAGATCCGCGGGGAGACCTATCAGCTGGACATCCTGGACGCCTCGGGCGAGAGAGACTTTCCCGCCAAGCGCAGACTCTCCATCCTGACAG GCGATATTTTTCTTCTCGTTTTCAGCATGGATGACAGAGATTCTCTAGACGAACTGGCCGCGCTGCTCAAAGAGGTTGTTGCTGCCAAAGCCAAGCTTCTGAAAACCAGGGAAAACTCCTGTGTGCCAGTGGTGATATGTGGCAATAAAGTTGACCTGAGTCCGGAGGAGAGGACTGTGAGCCGGGCGGATGTTTGCCAGGCGCTTGGCAACGATTTCCCCTATTTTGAGACTTCAGCCAAGAATGGCACCAACCTAGAAGAAATGTTTGAAGCTCTGGCAGAACGAGGTGGACTGCCGACTGAAACCGGGCCGTCTCAGCACCGGAAGGTGTCCATCCGCTCCTACAGGGCCCTGCATTCTGGCCGGAGGGTCGGACGAAGGCTGACAGTCGTTCACGATACGCCCTGCGGCGTGGTCTGCCCTTTGACCCGGCGCCCGAGCTTCAACACCGACCTCCGCCGGGTCCTCGGACCCAACTCCTCAAGGAAGCGAAGGAAACCTCTGGACAAGTGTCAAATTCAGTGA
- the rsad1 gene encoding radical S-adenosyl methionine domain-containing protein 1, mitochondrial isoform X2 has protein sequence MRAALDLNKKQKRSVGGCQRRRPSMCTITSVFFGGGTPSLAPPSTIAAVLETAARHAHLPGDAEVTLEVNPTPAGASSLGDFKVAGVNRFSVGVQSLHDEDLRVLGRDHSSQDALRTVAEAQRLCPGRVSVDVIFGRPGQTAGLWETELEELLSVCDDHVSLYQLTLERGTYLFKQVQAGLLGVPEENTMAQMYDSARRILGKRGFLQYEVSNFARNGAVSSHNMNYWKAGQYLGVGPGAHGRFTPREEGRVLREARTQTLEPDVWIKEVQRWGHGTRRRIPLEHLELLEEVLLMGLRLAEGVSHEHWRQFSPDADLQKVLGTSIEVQELQDRGLLVLDDRGLRCSWEGLALLDSLLPPLLLQLQEHGGQKGARG, from the exons ATGCGAGCGGCTCTGGATTTGaacaagaaacagaaaagaagtgTGGGAGGCTGTCAGAGGAGGCGGCCATCTATGTGCAC CATCACTTCCGTGTTTTTCGGCGGTGGAACTCCCAGCCTGGCTCCGCCTTCAACGATCGCTGCGGTCCTGGAGACGGCTGCCAGACACGCCCACCTTCCAGGGGATGCTGAGGTCACTCTGGAGGTCAACCCCACCCCTGCTGGGGCGTCCTCCCTGGGGGACTTTAAAGTCGCTGGTGTGAACCGCTTCTCCGTTGGAGTGCAG TCTCTGCATGATGAGGACCTGAGAGTGCTCGGGCGAGACCACAGTTCCCAGGATGCCCTGCGCACGGTGGCTGAGGCCCAACGCTTGTGTCCGGGACGCGTGTCTGTGGACGTCATCTTTGGGCGCCCAGGTCAGACTGCAGGATTGTGGGAAACGGAGCTGGAAGAGCTGCTGTCGGTGTGTGATGACCACGTGTCCCTGTACCAGCTAACCCTGGAGAGGGGAACATACCTCTTTAAGCAGGTGCAGGCAGGTCTGCTGGGGGTACCGGAAGAGAACACCATGGCCCAAATGTATGACAGTGCCCGGAGGATTCTGGGAAAGCGAGGCTTCCTGCAGTATGAAGTGTCGAACTTTGCCAGAAAT ggtGCTGTCAGTTCTCACAACATGAACTACTGGAAGGCGGGTCAGTACCTGGGAGTTGGCCCAG GGGCCCATGGTCGCTTCACCCCCCGGGAAGAGGGTCGGGTGCTGAGGGAGGCCCGGACCCAGACCCTAGAACCTGATGTGTGGATTAAGGAGGTCCAGCGCTGGGGTCACGGCACACGGCGAAGGATCCCACTCGAGCACCTGGAGCT CCTGGAGGAGGTGTTGTTAATGGGATTGCGCCTGGCCGAGGGGGTATCTCATGAG cACTGGAGGCAGTTCAGCCCAGATGCAGACCTCCAGAAGGTGCTGGGGACCTCCATAGAGGTTCAGGAGCTGCAGGACAGAGGCCTACTGGTCTTGGATGACAG GGGGTTGCGATGCTCTTGGGAGGGGTTGGCACTTCTGGACAGTCTGCTGCCCCCattgctgctccagctgcaggaaCACGGTGGCCAAAAAGGGGCACGTGGGTGA
- the rsad1 gene encoding radical S-adenosyl methionine domain-containing protein 1, mitochondrial isoform X1 gives MFVLLKCSPGLCVLRTMLSVKTGTCRFRAALSRYRYRSGETRGNASGSGFEQETEKKCGRLSEEAAIYVHWPYCLRRCSYCNFNKYISRAVSQATMRECLERETETLLHLSQVSRITSVFFGGGTPSLAPPSTIAAVLETAARHAHLPGDAEVTLEVNPTPAGASSLGDFKVAGVNRFSVGVQSLHDEDLRVLGRDHSSQDALRTVAEAQRLCPGRVSVDVIFGRPGQTAGLWETELEELLSVCDDHVSLYQLTLERGTYLFKQVQAGLLGVPEENTMAQMYDSARRILGKRGFLQYEVSNFARNGAVSSHNMNYWKAGQYLGVGPGAHGRFTPREEGRVLREARTQTLEPDVWIKEVQRWGHGTRRRIPLEHLELLEEVLLMGLRLAEGVSHEHWRQFSPDADLQKVLGTSIEVQELQDRGLLVLDDRGLRCSWEGLALLDSLLPPLLLQLQEHGGQKGARG, from the exons ATGtttgtacttttaaaatgttcGCCGGGACTGTGTGTTCTGAGAACGATGCTGTCAGTGAAGACCGGCACGTGCAGGTTCCGAGCCGCTCTCAGCCGGTACCGGTACCGGTCCGGTGAAACACGCGGGAATGCGAGCGGCTCTGGATTTGaacaagaaacagaaaagaagtgTGGGAGGCTGTCAGAGGAGGCGGCCATCTATGTGCAC TGGCCCTACTGTCTGAGACGATGCTCCTACTGCAACTTTAACAAGTACATTTCCCGAGCTGTCAGTCAGGCCACCATGAGGGAGTGTTTGGAGAGGGAAACGGAGACGCTGCTGCACCTCAGCCAGGTTTCCCG CATCACTTCCGTGTTTTTCGGCGGTGGAACTCCCAGCCTGGCTCCGCCTTCAACGATCGCTGCGGTCCTGGAGACGGCTGCCAGACACGCCCACCTTCCAGGGGATGCTGAGGTCACTCTGGAGGTCAACCCCACCCCTGCTGGGGCGTCCTCCCTGGGGGACTTTAAAGTCGCTGGTGTGAACCGCTTCTCCGTTGGAGTGCAG TCTCTGCATGATGAGGACCTGAGAGTGCTCGGGCGAGACCACAGTTCCCAGGATGCCCTGCGCACGGTGGCTGAGGCCCAACGCTTGTGTCCGGGACGCGTGTCTGTGGACGTCATCTTTGGGCGCCCAGGTCAGACTGCAGGATTGTGGGAAACGGAGCTGGAAGAGCTGCTGTCGGTGTGTGATGACCACGTGTCCCTGTACCAGCTAACCCTGGAGAGGGGAACATACCTCTTTAAGCAGGTGCAGGCAGGTCTGCTGGGGGTACCGGAAGAGAACACCATGGCCCAAATGTATGACAGTGCCCGGAGGATTCTGGGAAAGCGAGGCTTCCTGCAGTATGAAGTGTCGAACTTTGCCAGAAAT ggtGCTGTCAGTTCTCACAACATGAACTACTGGAAGGCGGGTCAGTACCTGGGAGTTGGCCCAG GGGCCCATGGTCGCTTCACCCCCCGGGAAGAGGGTCGGGTGCTGAGGGAGGCCCGGACCCAGACCCTAGAACCTGATGTGTGGATTAAGGAGGTCCAGCGCTGGGGTCACGGCACACGGCGAAGGATCCCACTCGAGCACCTGGAGCT CCTGGAGGAGGTGTTGTTAATGGGATTGCGCCTGGCCGAGGGGGTATCTCATGAG cACTGGAGGCAGTTCAGCCCAGATGCAGACCTCCAGAAGGTGCTGGGGACCTCCATAGAGGTTCAGGAGCTGCAGGACAGAGGCCTACTGGTCTTGGATGACAG GGGGTTGCGATGCTCTTGGGAGGGGTTGGCACTTCTGGACAGTCTGCTGCCCCCattgctgctccagctgcaggaaCACGGTGGCCAAAAAGGGGCACGTGGGTGA